The genomic DNA GGGTTCCCGCGCGGTCTCGGCGGCCTGCTCGCACATCCGCCGGATCCGGGCGACATGGGCGTGCACCGCGCCGCGCGCTCCGTCCGGCGCACGCGGACCCCAGACCCGCTCGATGACCACGTCGACCGCGACGGGCCGGCCGACGTCCACCGCCAACGCGGCCATCACGGTTCGGCGTTGAGGCGGTCCCACCTCCACCGCGCGCCCCTCCGCCGACAGTTCCACCGGCCCGAGCAACTGCACGTCCACCATGGTGTCCGCCTCCCCCTGCGCAAAGCCTCCTCCTTTTCTTCACAGACGTGTACGCGGCGCGACAAGCCTTCGACAAGGTTTCCCGTCACACACCGGTGCGAATCTGCTGGGGAACGGACGGGTCGCCGACCGCGTCCCGTCCGGGTACGTCGGCATGGCCGTCGCCTGGCGGCTGCGCAACAGGCAAACGGGGGCGAGACGTGATCACACAAGGAGTGATGGCACCCGCGACAAGGGTGCCGGTACGGCGGCCGGAGACCTTACCGGCGGCCACGGGGAACGCCGGCGGACGGAGCGTGCTGGAAGGCGCGTTCGCGCTGCTGGAGGCGGTGGAGCGAGCCGTGGAGGCGGGGCCGACAAGACTGGCGTCCGACTGCGGACTGCCCAAGACGACGGCGTACCGGCTGCTGGAACAACTGGCGGACCTGGGCGCGGTGGAACGGTGCGGAGGGAGCTACCGGGTGGGCCCGCGAATGTTCCACCTGGGGCGCGCGTGGCAGCCGCATCCCCGGCTGCGCGCCGCCGCGCGGGAACCGATGCGCCGGCTGGCGAAGCTCACGCGGACGACGGTGGGCATCGCCGTGCTGTGGAAGGGCGAGACGCTGATGGTGGAGTGGTGTCCCGAGGACGCCCGGCGGCCCGGTCCGCTGGAGACCCGGATGACCTGGCCGTGGTTCACCGCGGCGGGCAAGGTCCTGGTGGCCACGTCCGCGCCGGCGCCCCTGCTCGGGCCGCTTCCCGCGTCCTGGTCGAGGGACGCCGCGGCCATACGGGAGCGCGGTGCCGCGTTCGACCGGGAGGAGGTGGTGACCGGCGTGTGCTGTGCGGCGGTCCCGCTGCTGGGGGCGCGCGGTACTCCCGTGGCGTCCCTGTGTGTCCTCACCGATCCGGCGCACCACCTGGAACGGCTGGCGGAGACCGCCCGCCAGACGGGCCGGGTGATCAGCGCGGGGCTTCGGAGACCGTGACGGGACGGGGGTGACAGACCGGGGGTGGCGGTGCGGCCGGTACTCGTGCGGGGGCGAGCATCGGCCGCGCCGGCACCTCCACCCGTCAAGACACGCGAAAACCCCTGCGCTCGCCGTAGATCTCCGTCGTACGCTGACGGCCGCTGTCTGCCGAGGGAGGACACATGGGGATCCGAAGCCTGACCCGCACCGAAGCCGAGCGCCGGGCCGCGCTGGTCGCGGTCGAGCGGTACGACGTGGACGTCGATCTGACCGCGCTGGTGGACGGGCCGGAGGTCCGGTGCGTGTCCACCGTGGCGTTCACCTGTCGCGAGCCGGGCGCGGAGACCTTCGTGGACTGTGCCGCCAGGGTGGTGAGCGCCACGCTCAACGGGACCGAACTCGCCCCGGCCGAGGACGGGAGGATCCACCTCCACGGCCTGGCCGCGCACAACGTGCTGCGGGTCGAGAGCGTCCAGGCCGACACGACGACCGGCGAGGGAGTGCACAGGGCGACGGACCCCGCCGACGGCGAGGTGTACGTGTGGATGAGCTTCGAGCCGGACGAGGCCCGCTTCGTGTGGGCGTGCTTCGACCAGCCCGACCTCAAGGCACCGCACGCCTTCACCGTCACGGCCCCCGCCGCGTGGACCGTCACCAGCAACTCAGGTGACGCGCACGTCGAGGAGCTGGCCGCGGCCCGCCGCTGGACCTTCCCGGACACCCCGCCCCTGTCGACGTACAACACCGTCATCAACGCGGGCCCCTTCCACGAGGTCCGCCGCGAGGCCGACGGCCACACCTTGGGCCTGTACGCCCGCCGTTCGCTCGCCGAGGTCCTCGAACGCGACGCCGACGAGATCCTCACCCTCACCCGCCAGGGCCTCGCGTTCTACGCCGAGGCCTTCGCGATGCCGTTCCCCCAGCGCCGCTACGACCAGGTGTTCGTGCCCGAGTTCGGCGGGGCGATGGAGAACTACGGCTGCGTGACCTGGTCGGACTCCTTCCTTCGGCGGGCCGCGCCCACTCCCGCCGAACAGTTGCTGCTGGCCCGGGTGTTGCTGCACGAGATGGCGCACATGTGGTTCGGCAACATCGTCACCATGCGCTGGTGGGACGACCTGTGGCTGAACGAGGCGTTCGCGGAGTTCGCCTGCAACTGGTCGGCCGAGCACGCCACCCGGCACACGGACACCTGGGCGAGCCATCTCATGATCGGCAAGATCAGCGCGTACCTCTCCGACCAGGGCCCCGCGTCGCACCCGATCCACCAGCCCATCCACGATGTCGCCCAGGCCGCGTCGATCTTCGACAACATCACCTACCCCAAGGGCGCGTCGGTCCTCCAGCAGCTCAAGACGTACGTCGGCGAAGAGGACTTCAGGACCGGCATGGCCGCCTACTTCGCCCGCCACGCGTGGGGCAACACCACGCTCCAGGACCTGATCGACGCCCTGTCCGAGGCCAGTGGCCGCGACCTGGACGCCTGGCGCTCCGCCTGGCTGGAGACGGCGGGCACCGACCGCT from Streptomyces sp. NBC_01478 includes the following:
- a CDS encoding IclR family transcriptional regulator, giving the protein MAPATRVPVRRPETLPAATGNAGGRSVLEGAFALLEAVERAVEAGPTRLASDCGLPKTTAYRLLEQLADLGAVERCGGSYRVGPRMFHLGRAWQPHPRLRAAAREPMRRLAKLTRTTVGIAVLWKGETLMVEWCPEDARRPGPLETRMTWPWFTAAGKVLVATSAPAPLLGPLPASWSRDAAAIRERGAAFDREEVVTGVCCAAVPLLGARGTPVASLCVLTDPAHHLERLAETARQTGRVISAGLRRP
- the pepN gene encoding aminopeptidase N, yielding MGIRSLTRTEAERRAALVAVERYDVDVDLTALVDGPEVRCVSTVAFTCREPGAETFVDCAARVVSATLNGTELAPAEDGRIHLHGLAAHNVLRVESVQADTTTGEGVHRATDPADGEVYVWMSFEPDEARFVWACFDQPDLKAPHAFTVTAPAAWTVTSNSGDAHVEELAAARRWTFPDTPPLSTYNTVINAGPFHEVRREADGHTLGLYARRSLAEVLERDADEILTLTRQGLAFYAEAFAMPFPQRRYDQVFVPEFGGAMENYGCVTWSDSFLRRAAPTPAEQLLLARVLLHEMAHMWFGNIVTMRWWDDLWLNEAFAEFACNWSAEHATRHTDTWASHLMIGKISAYLSDQGPASHPIHQPIHDVAQAASIFDNITYPKGASVLQQLKTYVGEEDFRTGMAAYFARHAWGNTTLQDLIDALSEASGRDLDAWRSAWLETAGTDRFSLERDGDTVTLVAADGPRPQVLAVGAYARNGEALERRALVRVEVTEPRTVITGLPSGADVLLVNDDDLTFATTRPDPTTRDALFRTAARLPTAISRGVAAATVWDMLTTGEATAAEAGRCLTAVLTAETSDAVIEPYITLAANVAELWAPPAERVALSAEVAAACRSLAEDPGRRQVALRGLARTATTADDLAWLREQAGDDVDLSWRALAREAELGGEVASESDRLLARDPDPDARLRALTVRAALPDADTKADVWQQLVVDRTVPVHSVGLVAASFWRPGQDTLLAPYAERYLEAVPKLHQGGMIPAMSCTSRLFPLHAIDAAYIERARQASQEAVPVVRTTLLERSDEVGRMLRSRTVNP